The following coding sequences are from one Manduca sexta isolate Smith_Timp_Sample1 chromosome 7, JHU_Msex_v1.0, whole genome shotgun sequence window:
- the LOC115441382 gene encoding protein tumorous imaginal discs, mitochondrial isoform X1, protein MAPTRSVLGFLNPKTFSTVFTNSLSKPSYRFVHKCNSCDRFLGGPGISAVSVAHKNYNFGKHRYIHTSNNLYARADYYKVLGVSKNASAKDIKKAYYQLAKKYHPDANKSDPEASKKFQEVSEAYEILSDENKRKQYDTYGATSEQMGMGGAPGGTDGFTHQWQYKSTIDPEELFRKIFGDAGFKSEAFSDFAESQFGFGGAQEVIVNLRFTEAARGVNKDINLNVVDTCPKCQGSRCELGTKAIKCTYCNGTGMETFSRGPFVMRSTCRHCHGTRMLIKFPCVECEGKGQMVQRKKVTVPVPAGVEDGQTVRMSVGNNEIFVTFKVESSAYFRRDGPDVHTDCTISVAQAILGGTVRIQGLYEDHTIQVTPGTSSHSTIRLSRKGMKRVSQHGYGDHYVHIKIQVPKSLSAKQKALMYAYAELEDDTPGQIHGVSYDRDDKTKNNDSQNEQIHHTNRDSEDTGEKGKAWTFFDSMIDAYRNNKAFFVTGFVVTVIATLLSMANDPFDRHGVNEFLFKAESNLGREMDRPLGYERAIKKQKEQLGELYDA, encoded by the exons atggctcCTACCCGGAGTGTTCTAGGATTTTTAAATCCAAAAACCTTTAGTACAGTTTTTACAAATTCTTTATCGAAACCATCGTACCGGTTTGTGCATAAATGTAATAGCTGTGACCGATTTTTGGGCGGGCCTGGTATATCAGCGGTGTCTGTAGCTCATAAAAATT ATAATTTCGGGAAACATCGGTACATTCATACATCTAACAATCTATACGCTCGGGCGGACTATTACAAAGTTCTGGGCGTGTCTAAGAACGCTTCTGCCAAGGATATCAAGAAGGCTTACTACCAGCTTGCCAAAAAATACCACCCTGATGCAAATAAATCTGACCCTGAGGCTTCGAAGAAATTCCAAGAAGTGTCCGAAGCATATGAG ATTCTATCAGATGAGAACAAACGCAAACAATATGATACTTACGGAGCAACATCAGAGCAGATGGGAATGGGTGGTGCCCCCGGAGGTACTGACGGTTTCACCCACCAGTGGCAGTACAAGTCCACCATAGACCCTGAGGAGTTGTTCCGGAAGATATTCGGTGATGCGGGATTCAAGAGTGAGGCTTTCAGTGATTTCGCTGAGAGTCAATTTGGTTTCGGAGGAGCTCAggaa GTAATAGTTAATCTCCGGTTTACGGAAGCAGCTCGTGGCGTGAATAAAGACATTAATCTGAATGTGGTGGACACCTGTCCAAAATGCCAGGGTTCCCGCTGTGAGCTCGGCACGAAGGCTATCAAATGCACATACTGCAATGGTACTGGCATGGAGACATTTTCCAGAG GTCCATTTGTGATGAGATCCACATGTAGACATTGCCATGGTACTAGAATGCTGATTAAATTCCCCTGTGTTGAGTGCGAGGGAAAAGGACAAATG GTACAACGCAAGAAGGTGACAGTTCCTGTGCCAGCGGGCGTGGAGGATGGTCAGACGGTGCGCATGTCCGTTGGTAACAATGAGATCTTCGTCACATTCAAAGTGGAGAGCTCTGCGTACTTCCGACGAGACGGGCCCGATGTTCATACAGATTGTACG atttcagTTGCACAAGCCATATTGGGCGGAACAGTCAGGATACAGGGTTTATATGAAGATCACACAATACAG GTAACGCCTGGCACATCGTCTCACAGCACGATCCGTTTGTCTCGTAAAGGAATGAAGCGAGTCAGCCAGCACGGTTACGGAGATCACTacgtacatataaaaatacag GTCCCGAAAAGTTTGTCAGCAAAGCAAAAAGCTCTCATGTACGCGTACGCTGAGCTAGAGGACGACACGCCCGGACAGATCCACGGCGTCTCCTACGATAGAGACG acaaaaccaaaaataacgATAGCCAAAACGAACAAATCCATCACACGAACCGCGATAGCGAGGATACGGGCGAAAAGGGGAAAGCTTGGACGTTTTTCGACAGTATGATAGATGCGTATCGCAATAACAAGGCTTTCTTTGTCACCGGTTTTGTGGTGACAGTCATCGCTACTTTACTTTCCATGGCTAACGATCCTTTTGATAGGCATGGGGTTAATGAATTCTTGTTTAAGGCAGAATCGAATCTTGGTAGAGAAATGGATCGTCCGCTAGGCTATGAGAGAGCTATAAAGAAACAGAAAGAACAGTTAGGCGAATTGTATGATGCGTAA
- the LOC115441388 gene encoding 60S ribosomal protein L28 produces MSSHLNWMIIRNNNAFLVKKRNIKKPFSKEPNNVTNLNSYKYNGLIHKKAVGVVENPDRKGFTVVYKKAKATNKPVKNLVRRPFKAGARRSLYKLRRLLKANSYRTDLCKASLRRASAILRSQRPIKAKKAKAAAAKTE; encoded by the coding sequence atgtcGTCCCATCTTAACTGGATGATCATCCGCAACAACAACGCCTTCCTTGTGAAGAAGCGCAATATCAAAAAGCCATTCAGCAAGGAGCCGAACAACGTAACTAACCTCAACTCGTACAAATACAATGGCTTGATCCACAAGAAGGCCGTCGGTGTGGTCGAGAACCCAGACAGGAAAGGCTTCACAGTTGTATACAAGAAGGCCAAAGCCACAAACAAGCCCGTCAAGAACTTGGTGCGCCGCCCATTCAAGGCTGGAGCCAGGCGGTCCCTGTACAAGTTGAGGAGGTTGCTCAAAGCCAACAGCTACCGCACTGACCTGTGCAAGGCATCCCTCCGTCGTGCCTCAGCGATCCTTCGTTCTCAGAGACCCATCAAGGCGAAGAAAGCTAAAGCCGCTGCTGCCAAGACGGAATAA
- the LOC115441382 gene encoding protein tumorous imaginal discs, mitochondrial isoform X2, with protein MAPTRSVLGFLNPKTFSTVFTNSLSKPSYRFVHKCNSCDRFLGGPGISAVSVAHKNYNFGKHRYIHTSNNLYARADYYKVLGVSKNASAKDIKKAYYQLAKKYHPDANKSDPEASKKFQEVSEAYEILSDENKRKQYDTYGATSEQMGMGGAPGGTDGFTHQWQYKSTIDPEELFRKIFGDAGFKSEAFSDFAESQFGFGGAQEVIVNLRFTEAARGVNKDINLNVVDTCPKCQGSRCELGTKAIKCTYCNGTGMETFSRGPFVMRSTCRHCHGTRMLIKFPCVECEGKGQMVQRKKVTVPVPAGVEDGQTVRMSVGNNEIFVTFKVESSAYFRRDGPDVHTDCTISVAQAILGGTVRIQGLYEDHTIQVTPGTSSHSTIRLSRKGMKRVSQHGYGDHYVHIKIQVPKSLSAKQKALMYAYAELEDDTPGQIHGVSYDRDGKKISIAEPQDMVDAVKEALKQKKSIPGATEDDDLKESRSKG; from the exons atggctcCTACCCGGAGTGTTCTAGGATTTTTAAATCCAAAAACCTTTAGTACAGTTTTTACAAATTCTTTATCGAAACCATCGTACCGGTTTGTGCATAAATGTAATAGCTGTGACCGATTTTTGGGCGGGCCTGGTATATCAGCGGTGTCTGTAGCTCATAAAAATT ATAATTTCGGGAAACATCGGTACATTCATACATCTAACAATCTATACGCTCGGGCGGACTATTACAAAGTTCTGGGCGTGTCTAAGAACGCTTCTGCCAAGGATATCAAGAAGGCTTACTACCAGCTTGCCAAAAAATACCACCCTGATGCAAATAAATCTGACCCTGAGGCTTCGAAGAAATTCCAAGAAGTGTCCGAAGCATATGAG ATTCTATCAGATGAGAACAAACGCAAACAATATGATACTTACGGAGCAACATCAGAGCAGATGGGAATGGGTGGTGCCCCCGGAGGTACTGACGGTTTCACCCACCAGTGGCAGTACAAGTCCACCATAGACCCTGAGGAGTTGTTCCGGAAGATATTCGGTGATGCGGGATTCAAGAGTGAGGCTTTCAGTGATTTCGCTGAGAGTCAATTTGGTTTCGGAGGAGCTCAggaa GTAATAGTTAATCTCCGGTTTACGGAAGCAGCTCGTGGCGTGAATAAAGACATTAATCTGAATGTGGTGGACACCTGTCCAAAATGCCAGGGTTCCCGCTGTGAGCTCGGCACGAAGGCTATCAAATGCACATACTGCAATGGTACTGGCATGGAGACATTTTCCAGAG GTCCATTTGTGATGAGATCCACATGTAGACATTGCCATGGTACTAGAATGCTGATTAAATTCCCCTGTGTTGAGTGCGAGGGAAAAGGACAAATG GTACAACGCAAGAAGGTGACAGTTCCTGTGCCAGCGGGCGTGGAGGATGGTCAGACGGTGCGCATGTCCGTTGGTAACAATGAGATCTTCGTCACATTCAAAGTGGAGAGCTCTGCGTACTTCCGACGAGACGGGCCCGATGTTCATACAGATTGTACG atttcagTTGCACAAGCCATATTGGGCGGAACAGTCAGGATACAGGGTTTATATGAAGATCACACAATACAG GTAACGCCTGGCACATCGTCTCACAGCACGATCCGTTTGTCTCGTAAAGGAATGAAGCGAGTCAGCCAGCACGGTTACGGAGATCACTacgtacatataaaaatacag GTCCCGAAAAGTTTGTCAGCAAAGCAAAAAGCTCTCATGTACGCGTACGCTGAGCTAGAGGACGACACGCCCGGACAGATCCACGGCGTCTCCTACGATAGAGACG GTAAGAAAATATCGATAGCAGAGCCGCAGGACATGGTGGATGCTGTAAAGGAAGCGCTCAAACAGAAGAAATCCATCCCAGGGGCGACTGAAGACGATGATCTGAAGGAGTCGAGAAGCAAGGGCTAA
- the LOC115441386 gene encoding protein king tubby — MASISVRDQKIEQQRQLMEQKMKQKRQNSGMVQSNDLRVASAKRPLSGSRSRELHGYDGPMQFLMSPINPDQVIPLQTNRMSTYDELGNQIEVLTVGEGDGSGEEEEESVPVCSVGRDASADDVCADAAVAPLHARNVTRDVSPSQTAEIEGSVEGAVETFVVTPAKHGTLYKCRIARDRKGMDRGLYPTYFLHLEKDYGKKVFLLAGRKRKKSATSNYLISTDPTELTRQADSFAGKLRSNLLGTAFTVYDNGKAWRKHDHAKTRHELAAVVYDTNVLGFKGPRKMTVILPGMTPDRQRVTIAPQDDSETLLERWKSQNLDDIVVLHNKTPVWNDETQSYVLNFHGRVTQASVKNFQIVHDSEPDYVVMQFGRISEDIFTMDFRYPLCALQAFGIALSSFDSKLACE; from the exons ATGGCTTCAATAAGTGTGCGTGATCAGAAAATCGAACAGCAA cgGCAATTAATGGAACAGAAAATGAAACAGAAGCGCCAGAATTCTGGGATGGTTCAATCCAACGACCTAAGGGTAGCATCAGCTAAGCGTCCACTCTCAGGTAGCCGTTCTCGAGAGCTCCATG GCTATGACGGCCCGATGCAATTTCTTATGTCTCCAATCAATCCGGACCAAGTAATACCACTGCAAACTAATAGAATGTCTACatatgatg AGTTAGGTAATCAAATAGAAGTGCTGACTGTGGGCGAGGGTGACGGGAGTGGTGAGGAGGAGGAAGAGAGCGTCCCGGTGTGCAGCGTGGGGCGCGACGCGAGCGCGGATGATGTGTGCGCAGACGCAGCCGTGGCGCCGTTGCACGCTCGCAACGTGACTCGCGACGTATCGCCTAGCCAG ACGGCTGAAATCGAAGGGTCGGTGGAAGGCGCGGTGGAAACGTTCGTAGTGACTCCGGCTAAACACGGCACGCTATACAAATGTAGGATAGCGCGCGATCGCAAGGGCATGGACAGGGGCCTTTACCCCACATACTTCTTGCATTTGGAGAAAGATTACGGCAAGAAAGTGTTCTTGCTTGCTG GTCGCAAACGTAAAAAGTCAGCGACATCTAACTACCTGATATCGACGGATCCGACCGAGTTGACGCGGCAGGCGGACAGCTTCGCGGGGAAGTTGCGCTCCAACCTGCTCGGCACGGCGTTCACCGTCTACGACAACGGCAAGGCGTGGCGCAAACACGACCACGCGAAGACCAGGCATGAGCTCGCTGCTGTTGTCTAT GACACGAACGTGCTGGGCTTCAAGGGTCCGCGTAAAATGACGGTGATCTTACCGGGAATGACGCCTGACCGCCAGCGAGTGACCATCGCGCCGCAAGACGACAGCGAGACTCTACTAGAACGCTGGAAGAGTCAGAACCTAGACGATATAGTGGTTCTTCACAACAAAACACCAGTATGGAACGACGAGACGCAGTCATACGTGCTGAACTTCCACGGCCGAGTGACTCAGGCAAGTGTGAAAAACTTCCAAATTGTCCACGATTCGGAACCTGACTATGTGGTAATGCAGTTCGGACGTATTTCAGAAGATATATTCACAATGGATTTCAGATATCCCTTGTGCGCGTTGCAAGCGTTCGGCATAGCGCTCAGTTCGTTCGACAGTAAGCTGGCATGCGAATGA